The window GATCTGCGCCGGGCTCACGCTCCAGATGATCCGGCCGCGGCGGAGCGGCCAGACCGTCTTCAACGGCGGTATCTTGCTCGCCTTCGTCCTCTCGGTCGCCTGCGCGTTACCTGTCCTGTCGCACCTGTCCTGGGCGGGCTTAATCGATGAGATGGCCGATCAAGCCGTTGCAGCAATTCAATTTTTGGAAGTCGCCTACGTCATTTTTACACTGTAAAGATTTTGCTTGACCCCGGCTCGCTCCTGGCCTATTGATCTTTACATCGTAAAGATAAGGCCTGACCGAGGCGGACCATGGCGATTTTCCTGATCCTCGCGCCCTACGGCGCCTTCACCTTCCTGATGCTGATGACATCGGCCACGATCAGCGTGTTCGTGGCCTCGGCAATCTGTCTCGCGACCGTCGCGATCGATGTCGCGCGCGGCCGCTCGGTCAAGATCCTGGCTATGGGCTCGGCGCTGCTATTCGCCGCAATCGGCCTCCACCTCGCGCTGTTCGACCCGGCGCTCGGCACGCTCGGTGTCAAGCTGTCGGTCGACATCGGCATCTTCGTCATCTCGCTCGGCTCGATGCTGGTCCGCCGTCCCTTCACGCTGCAATACGCGCTCGAGGCCGTGCCGCCCGAGACCGCGGCGATGCCCGGCTTTCTCTACGCCAATTACGTCATCACCGGCGCATGGACCGCGGCTGCGCTGCTGATGGCGGCCGCCAATCTCGTGCTGCTCTATGTCCCCGGCCTGCCGCTCTGGTCGAGCCTTGCGGTTGCCTTCGCCGCCCGCAACAGCGCGATCTACTTCACAAAATGGTATCCCGAATATCGGCAGATCAAGTACGGTGCGCCGGCCAGCGCAATGCCCAACTCCCGCTGAACAGGATCGACGATGAAGGACGTATTCGCCCGCCTCGCCTCCGACCTCTTCTCCGCCATCGTCTTCCTGGTCATCTACCTCGTGACCGACAACGTCGTCCTGGCAACGTCGGTGGCGATTGCCGGAGCGATCGCGCAAGTGATCTATGCACGCGTCAAGGGGCAGCAGCTCAATTACATGACCTATGCGAGCGTCGCGCTCGTCGTCGTGCTCGGCACGGTCACGCTGCTGACCAACGATCCCCGCTTCATGCTCGCAAAGCCCTCGATCGCGCATTTCGCGATCGGCGCCATCATGCTCAAGCGGGGCTGGATGCTGCGCTACATGCCATCGATCGTCGTCGAGACCGTTCCGGAATATGTGACGGCTGCGGGCTATGCCTGGGCCGCGCTGATGTTCGTGATCGGCGCCGGCATGATCGCCGTCGCCTCCACAGGCGATCTGAAGCTGTGGGCGTTCTACATCACGGTGGTCGCGGGCGGCGCCAAGATCCTCGCCTTCGCCGTGCAATATGTCGTGCTTCGCCTCATCGTCACCAGCCGACGGCGCGCCGCCGCCCGCGCCTGAATGCCTCCAACGGAGCGTTAGGCGCGGGCGGCGAGTTGCGCTATAC of the Bradyrhizobium sp. WSM1417 genome contains:
- a CDS encoding inner membrane-spanning protein YciB, yielding MKDVFARLASDLFSAIVFLVIYLVTDNVVLATSVAIAGAIAQVIYARVKGQQLNYMTYASVALVVVLGTVTLLTNDPRFMLAKPSIAHFAIGAIMLKRGWMLRYMPSIVVETVPEYVTAAGYAWAALMFVIGAGMIAVASTGDLKLWAFYITVVAGGAKILAFAVQYVVLRLIVTSRRRAAARA